A single region of the Streptomyces diastaticus subsp. diastaticus genome encodes:
- a CDS encoding (Fe-S)-binding protein — MQLAAIIVSLTLAVVGVALFGRAIAQIYRYVRLGQPVPAGTRTDEPVQRTVTVAKEFLGHTRMNRWGVVGVAHWFVAVGFFALVLTLVHALGQVFQADWQLPIIGGWAPYEIFTELVGLLTFLGIAVLIVIRQLSRPDRPGRKSRFAGSNAGQAYFVEAVILIIGLAILVLRGLEGALHHVDHFQWSYLVTYPMVAAFRGLSTQTLQNLVYLVATIKIGTSFIWMITVALKTDMGVAWHRFLAFPNIWFKREADGSTALGELKPMVSGGKEIDFETVFDDEEGAEEAVFGASQVEHFSWKGLLDFSTCTECGRCQSQCPAWNTGKPLSPKLLIMSLRDHAHAKAPYLLAGGGKTMEGEEKATAEQLKDVPAAALAEAERPLIGTAEENGVIDPDVLWSCTTCGACVEQCPVDIEHIDHIVDMRRYQVMIESAFPSEAGTMLKNLEKKGNPWGLAKKKRVEWTKEVDFEVPIVGQDVEDLTEVDYLYWVGCAGALEDRAKKTTKAFAELLHMAGVKFAIMGGDEKCTGDSPRRLGNEPLFQQLGQENVAMLNMAFGEDDEDASTRKPKAAKKIVATCPHCFNTIANEYPQLGGEYEVIHHTQLLQHLVDEGKLVPVTPVEGLITYHDPCYLGRHNKVYTPPREIIASVPGLRNEEMHRHKERGFCCGAGGARMWMEERIGKRVNDERVDEALSLNPDIVSTACPFCLVMLTDSVNGKKNDGKAKESLSVVDVSQLLLESVKTPADPSEDQATTDAPEPEPAK, encoded by the coding sequence ATGCAACTCGCCGCGATCATTGTGTCGTTGACCCTCGCCGTCGTCGGCGTGGCGCTGTTCGGCCGGGCCATCGCGCAGATCTACCGGTACGTCCGCCTCGGGCAGCCCGTCCCCGCGGGCACCCGGACCGACGAGCCGGTGCAGCGCACCGTCACGGTGGCCAAGGAGTTCCTCGGCCACACCCGGATGAACCGCTGGGGCGTCGTCGGCGTCGCGCACTGGTTCGTCGCGGTGGGCTTCTTCGCGCTCGTGCTCACCCTGGTCCACGCACTGGGACAGGTCTTCCAGGCCGACTGGCAGCTGCCGATCATCGGCGGCTGGGCGCCGTACGAGATCTTCACCGAGCTGGTGGGTCTGCTGACGTTCCTCGGCATCGCCGTGCTGATCGTCATCCGCCAGCTCTCGCGCCCCGACCGGCCGGGCCGCAAGTCCCGCTTCGCCGGCTCCAACGCCGGCCAGGCGTACTTCGTCGAGGCCGTCATCCTCATCATCGGCCTGGCCATCCTGGTCCTGCGCGGTCTCGAGGGCGCCCTGCACCACGTGGACCACTTCCAGTGGTCGTACCTGGTGACCTACCCGATGGTGGCCGCCTTCCGCGGGCTCAGCACCCAGACGCTGCAGAACCTCGTCTACCTCGTCGCCACGATCAAGATCGGTACGTCCTTCATCTGGATGATCACCGTCGCGCTCAAGACCGACATGGGTGTGGCCTGGCACCGTTTCCTCGCCTTCCCGAACATCTGGTTCAAGCGCGAGGCCGACGGCTCCACCGCCCTCGGTGAGCTGAAGCCGATGGTCTCGGGCGGCAAGGAGATCGACTTCGAGACGGTCTTCGACGACGAGGAGGGCGCCGAGGAGGCGGTCTTCGGTGCCTCGCAGGTCGAGCACTTCTCGTGGAAGGGCCTGCTGGACTTCTCCACCTGCACCGAGTGCGGCCGCTGCCAGTCGCAGTGCCCCGCCTGGAACACCGGCAAGCCGCTCTCCCCGAAGCTGCTGATCATGTCGCTGCGCGACCACGCGCACGCCAAGGCCCCGTACCTGCTGGCCGGCGGCGGCAAGACGATGGAGGGCGAGGAGAAGGCCACGGCGGAGCAGCTCAAGGACGTGCCCGCCGCCGCCCTCGCCGAGGCGGAGCGCCCCCTCATCGGCACCGCCGAGGAGAACGGCGTCATCGACCCGGACGTCCTGTGGTCCTGCACCACCTGTGGCGCCTGCGTCGAGCAGTGCCCGGTGGACATCGAGCACATCGACCACATCGTCGACATGCGCCGCTACCAGGTCATGATCGAGTCGGCCTTCCCCTCCGAGGCGGGCACGATGCTCAAGAACCTGGAGAAGAAGGGCAACCCCTGGGGCCTGGCCAAGAAGAAGCGGGTCGAGTGGACCAAGGAGGTCGACTTCGAGGTCCCGATCGTCGGCCAGGACGTGGAGGACCTCACCGAGGTCGACTACCTCTACTGGGTCGGCTGCGCCGGCGCCCTGGAGGACCGCGCCAAGAAGACCACCAAGGCCTTCGCGGAGCTGCTGCACATGGCGGGCGTCAAGTTCGCCATCATGGGCGGCGACGAGAAGTGCACCGGTGACTCCCCGCGCCGCCTGGGCAACGAGCCGCTGTTCCAGCAGCTCGGCCAGGAGAACGTCGCCATGCTGAACATGGCGTTCGGCGAGGACGACGAGGACGCCTCGACCAGGAAGCCCAAGGCCGCGAAGAAGATCGTCGCGACCTGCCCGCACTGCTTCAACACCATCGCCAACGAGTACCCGCAGCTCGGCGGCGAGTACGAGGTCATCCACCACACCCAGCTCCTCCAGCACCTGGTGGACGAGGGCAAGCTCGTGCCGGTCACCCCGGTCGAGGGCCTGATCACCTACCACGACCCGTGCTACCTGGGCCGGCACAACAAGGTCTACACGCCGCCGCGCGAGATCATCGCCAGCGTGCCCGGCCTGCGCAACGAGGAGATGCACCGCCACAAGGAGCGCGGCTTCTGCTGCGGCGCCGGCGGTGCCCGGATGTGGATGGAGGAGCGGATCGGCAAGCGCGTCAACGACGAGCGCGTCGACGAGGCCCTCTCCCTCAACCCGGACATCGTCTCCACCGCCTGCCCGTTCTGCCTCGTCATGCTGACCGACTCGGTCAACGGCAAGAAGAACGACGGAAAGGCCAAGGAGAGCCTCTCGGTCGTCGACGTCTCCCAGCTCCTCCTGGAGTCGGTCAAGACCCCGGCCGACCCCTCCGAGGACCAGGCGACCACGGACGCCCCGGAGCCCGAGCCGGCGAAGTAG
- a CDS encoding alpha/beta hydrolase produces MPAPSEDAPPPAPPYDPELAGVAAELRRTTPDTAEADMVPAMREAAAAYPEVTDELLTADGAWQVHEDDADGVPVLVCRPTAPAPGPPPVLCVVHGGGMIVGDARQGVLDPLTYARELGCAVVSVAYRLAPEHPHPAPVEDCLTALAWTLGEGAAAHGLDAGRAVLHGTSAGGGLAAGAALLARDRGAPLPAALMLLSPMLDDRNDSLSARQLAGSGVWDRAANAAGWAALLGAAAGGPDVSPYAAPARAGDLSGLPPLYLDVGSAETFRDEGTAFTSRVWAAGGRAELHVWPGAFHGSDGLVPGARVSRAARAARLDWLRRVLALRG; encoded by the coding sequence GTGCCCGCCCCTTCCGAGGACGCCCCGCCGCCCGCCCCGCCCTACGATCCCGAGCTGGCCGGTGTCGCCGCCGAGCTGCGCCGCACCACGCCCGACACCGCCGAGGCCGACATGGTCCCGGCGATGCGGGAGGCGGCCGCCGCCTACCCGGAGGTGACCGACGAGCTCCTCACGGCCGACGGCGCGTGGCAGGTCCACGAGGACGACGCGGACGGCGTCCCCGTCCTCGTCTGCCGCCCCACCGCCCCCGCGCCCGGCCCGCCGCCGGTCCTCTGCGTCGTGCACGGCGGCGGCATGATCGTCGGCGATGCCCGCCAAGGCGTCCTCGACCCCCTCACCTACGCGCGCGAGCTGGGCTGCGCCGTCGTCTCCGTCGCCTACCGGCTCGCCCCCGAGCACCCCCACCCCGCCCCCGTCGAGGACTGCCTGACCGCGCTGGCCTGGACCCTCGGCGAGGGTGCCGCCGCCCACGGCCTGGACGCCGGCCGGGCCGTGCTGCACGGCACCAGCGCGGGCGGCGGCCTCGCCGCGGGCGCCGCGCTGCTCGCCCGCGACCGGGGCGCGCCGCTCCCGGCCGCGCTCATGCTGCTCTCCCCGATGCTCGACGACCGCAACGACAGCCTCTCCGCCCGCCAGCTGGCCGGCTCCGGCGTCTGGGACCGCGCGGCCAACGCGGCGGGCTGGGCCGCGCTGCTCGGTGCGGCGGCCGGCGGCCCGGACGTCTCCCCGTACGCGGCCCCGGCCCGCGCCGGGGACCTCTCCGGTCTCCCGCCGCTCTACCTGGACGTCGGCTCGGCCGAGACCTTCCGCGACGAGGGGACGGCCTTCACCTCCCGGGTCTGGGCGGCGGGCGGCCGGGCCGAGCTGCACGTCTGGCCGGGGGCCTTCCACGGCTCCGACGGCCTGGTCCCCGGGGCCCGGGTGTCCCGGGCCGCCCGTGCGGCCCGCCTGGACTGGCTGCGGCGGGTGCTGGCACTGCGCGGCTGA
- a CDS encoding toxin, producing MSLRALRKECEDGLADLPIPSPFGIAGLVANMEAARGRAIVLHEIPDHLTRVHSACGLRLKTPATSFVLYRKRPTAYQTQHVILHELCHEWFDHGTSLDGDQLRRLLPVFDASLIGRVLGREPDEGPPGPDGDPLPGIEGPVQARAVYDTHDERVAEFGASLIPRMAREVAGDDMMGRLANSLARPVSHRRGARSLFRRRP from the coding sequence ATGTCGCTGCGCGCGCTGCGCAAGGAGTGCGAGGACGGCCTCGCCGACCTCCCGATACCGTCGCCCTTCGGGATAGCCGGCCTCGTCGCCAACATGGAGGCCGCCCGGGGGCGCGCCATCGTCCTGCACGAGATCCCCGACCACCTCACCCGCGTCCACTCCGCCTGCGGGCTGCGGCTGAAGACCCCCGCCACCAGCTTCGTCCTGTACCGCAAGCGCCCCACCGCCTACCAGACGCAGCACGTCATCCTGCACGAGCTGTGCCACGAGTGGTTCGACCACGGAACCAGCCTCGACGGCGACCAGCTCCGCCGCCTCCTCCCGGTCTTCGACGCCAGCCTGATCGGCCGCGTCCTCGGCCGCGAGCCGGACGAGGGGCCGCCCGGGCCCGACGGCGACCCCCTCCCCGGCATCGAGGGACCCGTGCAGGCCCGCGCCGTCTACGACACCCACGACGAGCGGGTGGCCGAGTTCGGCGCCTCCCTCATCCCGCGCATGGCCCGCGAGGTGGCGGGCGACGACATGATGGGCCGCCTCGCCAACTCCCTGGCCCGGCCCGTCTCCCACCGCCGGGGCGCCCGCTCCCTGTTCCGGCGGCGGCCCTGA
- a CDS encoding MAB_1171c family putative transporter, giving the protein MSTLDLAGYLVAALMTAVALWRMPAALWGDEEDRRRRALWGCYAGFAAALWTKTEVVRTALNNSPVTDLAVLIKHYTATVAILAILSYIVAIYGRYPDRGAVPRHVRFARLVQRIATKASVATLILLTVLFFTVVDRSVPSDRFVSDHAGQPGATLYMTVFYVYLGAASAVCAYQWKLATADATARHLRVGLSMMTAAMFIGVAYTASRTLFMWVSVVDRPSVEFADTFDKVTEAGQVLLFVLFAVGASLPAFSTGLRRARLWRAQARLHPLWRELMTAFPEQPFAPPASLLREVTRFDTPADLRVDRWSADIADAVEKLRHYAPEHLADAARAAAAEDTTDPDERGPRTDAHWIRAALAAHAEGAPAGPAAPATDPRQAEDQEGEVAWLVRVAAACRTLPAARTAAVLAAARAGEGATVPNSPEQPTR; this is encoded by the coding sequence GTGAGCACCCTCGACCTGGCCGGCTACCTCGTCGCCGCGCTGATGACGGCCGTAGCCCTGTGGCGGATGCCGGCGGCCCTCTGGGGCGACGAGGAGGACCGGCGCAGACGTGCGCTGTGGGGCTGCTACGCCGGATTCGCCGCCGCCCTGTGGACCAAGACCGAGGTCGTCCGCACCGCGCTCAACAACAGCCCGGTCACCGACCTCGCCGTCCTCATCAAGCACTACACGGCGACCGTCGCGATCCTCGCCATCCTCAGCTACATCGTCGCCATCTACGGCCGCTACCCGGACCGGGGCGCCGTCCCCCGCCACGTCCGCTTCGCCCGCCTCGTGCAGCGCATCGCGACCAAGGCCTCGGTCGCCACCCTCATCCTCCTGACCGTACTCTTCTTCACCGTCGTCGACCGCTCGGTCCCCTCCGACCGCTTCGTCTCCGACCACGCGGGCCAGCCCGGCGCCACCCTCTACATGACGGTCTTCTACGTCTACCTCGGCGCCGCCAGCGCCGTCTGCGCCTACCAGTGGAAGCTGGCCACCGCCGACGCCACCGCCCGCCACCTGCGCGTCGGCCTGTCGATGATGACCGCCGCCATGTTCATCGGCGTCGCCTACACCGCCAGCCGCACCCTGTTCATGTGGGTCAGCGTCGTCGACCGGCCGAGCGTGGAGTTCGCCGACACCTTCGACAAGGTCACCGAGGCCGGACAGGTCCTCCTCTTCGTCCTCTTCGCCGTCGGCGCCTCCCTGCCCGCCTTCTCCACCGGGCTGCGCCGCGCCCGGCTCTGGCGCGCCCAGGCACGGCTGCACCCGCTCTGGCGCGAGCTGATGACCGCCTTCCCCGAGCAGCCCTTCGCCCCGCCCGCCTCCCTGCTGCGCGAGGTCACCCGCTTCGACACCCCGGCCGACCTGCGCGTCGACCGCTGGTCCGCCGACATCGCCGACGCCGTGGAGAAGCTCCGCCACTACGCGCCCGAGCACCTGGCCGACGCCGCCCGCGCCGCGGCCGCCGAGGACACCACCGACCCCGACGAGCGGGGCCCGCGTACCGACGCCCACTGGATACGGGCCGCGCTCGCCGCGCACGCCGAGGGCGCTCCCGCCGGGCCCGCCGCGCCCGCCACCGACCCGCGGCAGGCCGAGGACCAGGAGGGCGAGGTCGCCTGGCTCGTCCGGGTCGCCGCCGCCTGCCGCACCCTCCCCGCCGCCCGCACCGCCGCCGTCCTCGCCGCCGCCCGCGCGGGCGAGGGCGCCACCGTCCCGAACTCCCCGGAGCAGCCGACCCGATGA
- a CDS encoding helix-turn-helix domain-containing protein, with protein sequence MGPWHRWGSELRQYRQAKRLSQQALACVTLIDRSHIGRFERAERPVPRHAAIAFDEALGCAGKLVRSWEEARHDPCQGATGAGGEAPGCGASACGPGASTPASLVTDGQGQAGSGEDGTDIVVAPARVHGRIVLVPVPRRIVLAAGLFGFAAAAVPLPAAASVPPADMLSPVEHFTHLRRAMIQTDNLIGPRNVLPALQQHLTSLAARRRAARGADAAELLALETRYEELAGWLAQDIGDERTAQGHTARALDASHATGDTDLTAYILGRKAQLALDTGHPADALGMAAAARRTAHPGSRLEVIAVLHEAHAHAVLGDAASTHRTYETALSLLERAEGDGVWGSWLDVPYINTARARSLAALGAYEEAAAGFSSALSTLPTAYRRDRGVYLARGARAHAGAGDLPLAAKLGGQAVGIAVETGSARIVEQLGHLDQVLATAPGEEGITEFRAALDRIVLHPV encoded by the coding sequence GTGGGTCCCTGGCATCGCTGGGGCTCTGAGTTGCGCCAGTACCGTCAGGCGAAGCGGCTCTCACAGCAGGCTCTGGCCTGTGTGACGCTGATCGATCGCTCGCATATCGGGCGTTTCGAGCGCGCCGAACGCCCAGTGCCCCGGCATGCTGCCATCGCCTTCGACGAGGCACTCGGCTGCGCCGGGAAGTTGGTCCGCTCCTGGGAGGAGGCCCGGCACGATCCCTGCCAGGGTGCCACTGGAGCAGGGGGCGAGGCGCCGGGCTGCGGGGCCAGTGCTTGTGGCCCTGGGGCCAGCACCCCAGCGTCCCTGGTCACGGACGGGCAAGGGCAGGCAGGCTCAGGCGAGGACGGCACGGACATCGTCGTCGCTCCAGCCCGTGTTCATGGAAGGATCGTCCTCGTGCCCGTTCCTCGCCGCATCGTTCTGGCCGCCGGACTGTTCGGCTTCGCTGCGGCGGCGGTGCCGCTTCCGGCGGCGGCCTCGGTCCCGCCTGCCGACATGCTGTCTCCCGTGGAGCACTTCACCCACCTTCGCCGGGCGATGATCCAGACCGACAATCTGATTGGGCCCCGGAATGTGCTGCCCGCACTACAGCAGCACCTCACCTCCCTCGCGGCGAGGCGCCGTGCAGCTCGGGGCGCGGATGCCGCCGAACTCCTCGCGCTGGAGACCCGTTACGAGGAACTGGCGGGTTGGCTCGCACAGGACATCGGGGACGAGCGCACGGCCCAGGGACATACGGCCAGGGCGCTCGACGCTTCCCATGCCACCGGTGACACCGACCTCACCGCATACATTCTCGGCCGCAAGGCCCAGCTTGCTCTGGACACCGGGCATCCGGCCGACGCTTTGGGCATGGCGGCCGCTGCACGGCGTACCGCCCACCCCGGAAGCCGCTTGGAAGTCATCGCCGTACTGCACGAAGCCCACGCCCATGCCGTACTGGGTGACGCCGCCAGTACTCACAGAACGTACGAGACGGCGCTCAGTCTTCTCGAACGCGCGGAGGGTGACGGAGTCTGGGGCTCGTGGCTCGATGTGCCGTACATCAACACTGCCCGCGCCCGTTCCCTCGCCGCACTTGGTGCCTACGAGGAGGCCGCAGCCGGTTTCAGCAGCGCCCTCTCGACTCTGCCGACCGCGTACCGTCGCGACAGGGGTGTCTACCTCGCTCGTGGGGCTCGGGCTCATGCGGGTGCCGGCGACCTGCCTCTGGCAGCGAAGTTGGGCGGGCAAGCCGTGGGTATCGCGGTGGAGACTGGTTCCGCGCGGATCGTCGAACAGCTAGGCCATCTCGACCAGGTGTTGGCCACCGCACCGGGTGAAGAAGGCATCACCGAGTTCCGCGCCGCCCTTGACCGCATCGTCCTGCATCCAGTCTGA
- a CDS encoding radical SAM protein: MHQLIVSPYNGTFLVARPGIRAGMRLPRTRYNELAALADSGRPVPEWLVEGARKAWDLDLAATPFRIAVLVRPQTPLGYGRATWEINKGCNFNCEHCYLAERKFEGLPWDGKARLLRLLRDAGVLWLQFTGGEPLIDRDFVDAYVLAYDSGMLIEILTNGSRLHHPEIIAMLRNRPPHKVTVSLYGATPDSFDSLTRRKGAFRLVRKGLDAARAAGVPLELALIITRHNAHEVDAMRAFADRYGARRTEYGTISPTYTGDPEPLAAQAPGFLDKTSVFQGCPAGHTFFHVDPHGLATMCKVGRENPVDLVTEGLDGLRRLPRIADAQMLRTGGCGGCLLSGTCRVCRPLAKAYQEAKAPLNTYCRHGKEDRR, encoded by the coding sequence GTGCACCAGTTGATCGTGAGCCCGTACAACGGCACCTTCCTCGTCGCCCGCCCGGGCATCCGGGCCGGCATGAGACTGCCCCGTACGAGGTACAACGAACTCGCCGCCCTCGCCGACAGCGGCCGTCCCGTCCCCGAGTGGCTCGTGGAAGGGGCGCGGAAAGCGTGGGACCTCGACCTCGCCGCCACACCGTTCCGGATCGCCGTCCTCGTACGCCCCCAGACGCCCCTCGGCTACGGACGGGCCACCTGGGAGATCAACAAGGGCTGCAACTTCAACTGCGAGCACTGCTACCTCGCGGAGAGGAAGTTCGAGGGCCTGCCCTGGGACGGGAAGGCGCGGCTGCTGCGCCTTCTGCGCGACGCGGGAGTGCTCTGGCTCCAGTTCACCGGCGGCGAGCCGCTGATCGACCGTGACTTCGTGGATGCCTACGTTCTCGCGTACGACTCCGGCATGCTCATCGAGATCCTGACCAACGGCTCCCGGCTGCACCACCCCGAGATCATCGCCATGCTCAGGAACCGGCCACCGCACAAAGTGACGGTGTCCCTCTACGGCGCCACGCCCGACAGCTTCGACTCCCTGACGCGCAGGAAGGGAGCCTTCCGGCTCGTGCGGAAAGGGCTCGACGCCGCTCGGGCAGCAGGCGTCCCTCTCGAACTCGCGTTGATCATCACCCGGCACAACGCCCACGAGGTCGACGCCATGCGCGCCTTCGCCGACCGTTACGGTGCCCGTCGCACCGAATACGGCACCATCTCCCCCACGTACACGGGCGACCCCGAACCGCTGGCCGCGCAAGCACCCGGATTCCTGGACAAGACGAGTGTCTTCCAGGGCTGTCCCGCAGGTCACACCTTCTTCCACGTCGACCCGCACGGCCTGGCCACCATGTGCAAGGTCGGCCGCGAAAACCCCGTCGACCTGGTCACCGAGGGCCTGGACGGGCTCCGCCGTCTCCCCCGCATCGCCGATGCCCAGATGCTTCGCACCGGTGGCTGCGGCGGCTGTCTGCTCTCCGGCACCTGCCGGGTCTGCCGACCGCTCGCCAAGGCGTACCAGGAGGCGAAGGCACCACTCAACACCTATTGCCGACACGGAAAGGAAGACCGTCGATGA
- a CDS encoding aminoglycoside phosphotransferase has translation MPTARFTVDQLPSAVRAAVEEHTGPLLHAEEAAEGFNSEIAVRLTSASGTWHVKGLRTDHPRVWAQAREAAVAPFLTGLAPALRWHVVSHGWDLLGFEALTGHHHADYAPGSPDLPKVVALLNRLGGTPRPGIPLRQAEQRLKEYAGDPADLAFFSGDHLLHTDLNNTNVLIAEEARLVDWAWATRGAAWLDAAYWVIWLIASGHTPASAEGWAARTLAWAAASGPGITAFAAASHRLWTEISTSDPDPWTTRLEAAARVWDEYRTRA, from the coding sequence ATGCCCACTGCCCGTTTCACTGTCGACCAGCTTCCGTCCGCCGTACGGGCCGCTGTCGAGGAGCACACCGGACCCCTGCTCCACGCCGAAGAGGCGGCCGAGGGGTTCAACAGCGAAATCGCCGTACGCCTCACTTCGGCCTCCGGTACCTGGCACGTCAAGGGCCTGCGCACCGACCACCCCCGCGTCTGGGCCCAGGCCCGCGAGGCAGCGGTCGCCCCCTTCCTCACCGGGCTGGCTCCCGCACTGCGCTGGCATGTCGTGAGCCACGGCTGGGACCTCCTCGGCTTCGAAGCCCTGACCGGCCACCACCACGCCGACTACGCACCCGGCTCCCCGGATCTGCCGAAGGTCGTCGCCCTGCTGAACCGGCTCGGCGGAACGCCCCGCCCCGGCATCCCGCTCCGCCAGGCGGAGCAACGCCTGAAGGAGTACGCCGGGGACCCGGCCGACCTGGCCTTCTTCTCCGGCGACCATCTTCTGCACACCGATCTGAACAACACCAACGTCCTCATCGCCGAGGAAGCCCGTCTCGTGGACTGGGCCTGGGCCACGCGTGGGGCCGCCTGGCTCGACGCCGCCTACTGGGTCATCTGGCTCATCGCCTCCGGCCACACCCCCGCCTCGGCGGAAGGCTGGGCGGCCCGGACTCTGGCCTGGGCCGCGGCCTCCGGCCCAGGAATCACCGCCTTCGCCGCCGCCAGCCATCGTCTGTGGACCGAGATCAGCACGAGCGACCCCGATCCGTGGACGACCAGGCTGGAAGCGGCAGCGAGGGTCTGGGACGAGTACCGGACGAGGGCCTGA
- a CDS encoding MFS transporter — protein sequence MSTRTPEAPPEPAPAPPSPTRRGNPWLTLIAVAFGLFMVALDGSVVSMANPEIGRDLNAGTADLQWVTNSYLLALAAALILGGKLGDRFGRRTYYLIGVAGFTLASVAIGLAGSIEGVIAFRAVQGFFGALLMPNTLGLLRAVFPPKKFGMAVGIWAMVSSVSTALGPIVGGLLVEHVNWESVFFINAPVGVLALAFSAWVLPQAKGEEGRGARFDIPGVVLLALGLLLVVFAVVKGETWGWASPATVLTLLAGLAVLVAFGLYENRVAHPLLPMRLFRNPALTVGTVITAVNFFVLLGVIFFVMLYLQNVRGYSPVESGVRTLPLSLASVVAAPLGAALTGRFGARLTMPLGMLLQAGASLGILGWGLDTAYAVLWPPFVALGLGIGMVMAASSDAIVGNAPVRDAGVAGGLQSTALQVGGALGTSVLISLISSRVSSTFGAELATAGVPAPVADGLTEAKDAVAMGVAPVGPRLPDALHGPVTEAAGQAFLNGVHTAVWVTACLCVAGAVASGWVLRRHTPASAN from the coding sequence ATGTCCACCCGGACCCCCGAAGCCCCGCCCGAACCGGCCCCCGCACCCCCGTCGCCCACCCGGCGCGGCAACCCGTGGCTGACCCTCATAGCCGTCGCCTTCGGGCTCTTCATGGTGGCCCTGGACGGCTCGGTCGTCTCCATGGCCAACCCGGAGATCGGCCGCGACCTGAACGCCGGCACCGCCGACCTCCAGTGGGTCACCAACTCCTACCTGCTGGCGCTCGCCGCCGCCCTCATCCTCGGCGGCAAGCTCGGCGACCGCTTCGGCCGCCGCACGTACTACCTGATCGGCGTCGCCGGCTTCACCCTCGCCTCGGTCGCCATCGGCCTGGCCGGGTCGATCGAGGGCGTCATCGCCTTCCGCGCCGTCCAGGGCTTCTTCGGCGCGCTGCTGATGCCGAACACCCTCGGGCTGCTGCGCGCGGTCTTCCCGCCGAAGAAGTTCGGCATGGCGGTGGGCATCTGGGCGATGGTCTCCTCGGTGTCGACCGCGCTGGGCCCGATCGTCGGCGGCCTGCTGGTCGAGCACGTCAACTGGGAGTCGGTCTTCTTCATCAACGCCCCCGTCGGCGTCCTCGCCCTCGCCTTCAGCGCCTGGGTGCTGCCGCAGGCCAAGGGCGAGGAGGGGCGCGGCGCGCGCTTCGACATCCCCGGGGTGGTGCTGCTCGCCCTCGGGCTGCTGCTCGTCGTCTTCGCCGTCGTCAAGGGCGAGACCTGGGGCTGGGCTTCCCCGGCCACCGTGCTGACCCTGCTCGCCGGCCTCGCGGTCCTGGTCGCCTTCGGCCTCTACGAGAACCGGGTCGCCCACCCGCTGCTGCCGATGCGCCTCTTCCGCAACCCCGCGCTGACCGTCGGCACCGTCATCACCGCCGTCAACTTCTTCGTCCTGCTCGGCGTGATCTTCTTCGTCATGCTGTACCTCCAGAACGTGCGCGGCTACAGCCCCGTCGAGTCCGGCGTACGCACCCTCCCGCTCAGCCTCGCCTCGGTCGTCGCCGCCCCGCTCGGCGCCGCCCTCACCGGCCGCTTCGGCGCCCGCCTGACGATGCCCCTCGGCATGCTGCTCCAGGCCGGCGCCTCCCTCGGCATCCTCGGCTGGGGCCTGGACACCGCCTACGCCGTGCTCTGGCCGCCCTTCGTGGCGCTCGGCCTCGGCATCGGCATGGTCATGGCCGCCTCCTCGGACGCCATCGTCGGCAACGCGCCCGTACGGGACGCGGGAGTCGCGGGCGGCCTCCAGTCCACCGCCCTCCAGGTCGGCGGCGCCCTGGGCACCTCCGTCCTCATCTCCCTGATCAGCAGCCGGGTCTCCTCGACCTTCGGCGCCGAACTGGCCACCGCCGGAGTCCCGGCCCCCGTCGCCGACGGCCTCACCGAGGCCAAGGACGCCGTCGCCATGGGTGTGGCCCCGGTCGGCCCCCGCCTCCCCGATGCCCTCCACGGCCCGGTCACGGAGGCGGCCGGCCAGGCGTTCCTGAACGGGGTCCACACGGCGGTCTGGGTCACGGCCTGCCTGTGTGTGGCGGGGGCGGTGGCTTCGGGGTGGGTGCTGCGGCGCCACACGCCCGCCTCCGCGAACTAG
- a CDS encoding MarR family winged helix-turn-helix transcriptional regulator translates to MDTTARTPDGTTPDEGAADRLARDLALVLPALHRALDRRVDADFPHPKPAEGQITLMRLIRDRDGITVREAAEVLLVKPNNLSATVTHMVAAGLVERRRDPDDKRVTHLHLTPTAAERTHAVDELISGYVEQALATLSDGERGALGAAVGALHVLERGLHPSAP, encoded by the coding sequence GTGGACACGACAGCGCGCACGCCGGACGGGACGACGCCGGACGAGGGCGCGGCCGACCGGCTCGCCCGGGACCTCGCCCTCGTCCTCCCCGCCCTCCACCGCGCCCTGGACCGCCGCGTCGACGCCGACTTCCCGCACCCCAAGCCCGCCGAGGGCCAGATCACCCTGATGCGGCTGATCCGGGACCGGGACGGCATCACCGTCCGGGAGGCGGCCGAGGTGCTGCTGGTGAAGCCCAACAACCTCAGCGCGACGGTGACCCACATGGTGGCCGCGGGGCTGGTCGAGCGCCGCCGGGACCCCGACGACAAGCGCGTCACCCACCTCCACCTCACCCCGACCGCCGCCGAACGCACCCACGCCGTCGACGAGCTGATCAGCGGCTACGTCGAACAGGCCCTCGCCACCCTCAGCGACGGCGAACGGGGCGCACTCGGCGCCGCCGTCGGAGCCCTGCACGTACTGGAACGCGGACTCCACCCGTCCGCCCCCTGA